From Echinicola soli, a single genomic window includes:
- a CDS encoding RNA polymerase sigma-70 factor, whose product MKKMSDQTSTFRLGPKPTLEEVFYTFHKKLVYFSFQYLKDKGLAEDIVQDVFVQFAQKENMLQHELAYIQNYLYKAVRNKSINAIRDRKQNLGIDDGMAEISNQDQTIVQRMIHAEVIDELYAAMETLPEGCRKVSALGFLEGKSNQEIADQLGVSINTVKTQKQRGLKLLRLRLDPEVLYVLLVLINC is encoded by the coding sequence ATGAAAAAGATGAGTGACCAAACCAGTACATTTCGATTAGGCCCTAAGCCTACGCTGGAAGAGGTTTTTTATACTTTTCATAAGAAACTGGTCTATTTTTCTTTTCAATATCTCAAGGACAAGGGGCTCGCTGAGGACATCGTGCAAGATGTATTTGTCCAGTTTGCACAAAAAGAGAATATGCTTCAGCACGAATTGGCCTATATCCAGAACTATCTATATAAGGCCGTCAGGAACAAGAGTATCAATGCGATTCGTGACCGGAAACAAAATTTGGGGATAGATGATGGAATGGCCGAGATTTCGAACCAGGACCAGACCATTGTCCAACGGATGATCCATGCCGAGGTAATCGATGAGCTTTATGCCGCTATGGAGACGCTTCCCGAAGGCTGTAGAAAAGTGTCTGCCCTAGGTTTTTTGGAAGGGAAGTCCAATCAGGAAATTGCCGATCAACTAGGGGTCTCGATCAATACGGTCAAGACCCAAAAGCAACGGGGCCTCAAACTCCTGCGGCTTCGGCTTGATCCTGAAGTATTATATGTTCTACTTGTGTTAATTAATTGTTAA
- a CDS encoding RagB/SusD family nutrient uptake outer membrane protein, producing the protein MKTYHIKPKDIDRPGIKVLLMAMALVMLAGCSDLLEEEPKTVVAENFYQTAADIEAATNAIYTPLRNVRSEQVAVLSAHTDWGYGRGSRAQYNDFNGLNATNMNTAASRWTMFYEGIRNANLVIFYAPKSENVQQEVRDRYLAEASFLRALTYFDLVRNWGGVPLRTAENIEQKDVPKASVAEVYEFILADLLVAEAGLPTDPAQPGRPTSWSAKTLLADVYLQLEQYDSARVKAREVMDSGQFGLIPVQSVEDIQWEIFGPDLVSSAEEVFYLKYTRQSAQGNGLPWILNHPSTGLYNFGGAYAHYGDSANPFYTQWNDADLRKQLWIPVDFGLGATTLVNGKYVEPEAPDNTGAGNDLPVYRYAEVLLLFAEADARASGTVSSEALEALNQVHRRAYGLDPTVAGEVDFSLAGMPLEAFLDTVLQERAYEFQFEGKRWLDLKRLGRAEEFVSENKGISIAEKHYLWPIPVNELNYNQAMDASSDQNPGY; encoded by the coding sequence ATGAAAACATACCACATAAAACCCAAAGATATTGATCGTCCAGGCATTAAGGTGCTGCTAATGGCGATGGCACTGGTGATGCTGGCAGGATGTAGCGATTTGCTGGAAGAGGAACCCAAGACCGTAGTGGCCGAGAATTTTTACCAGACCGCTGCGGACATTGAAGCGGCCACCAATGCCATTTATACACCCTTGCGCAATGTGCGATCGGAGCAGGTGGCCGTGTTGAGTGCCCATACCGATTGGGGATACGGAAGAGGGAGCCGGGCGCAGTACAATGACTTCAATGGCTTGAATGCCACCAATATGAACACGGCAGCCAGTCGGTGGACCATGTTTTATGAGGGGATTAGAAATGCCAATCTGGTAATTTTTTATGCTCCGAAAAGTGAAAATGTACAGCAGGAGGTTCGTGATCGTTATTTGGCCGAGGCCAGTTTTTTGAGGGCCCTGACCTATTTTGACTTGGTAAGGAACTGGGGAGGGGTGCCTCTCAGGACGGCAGAAAACATCGAACAAAAAGATGTGCCAAAGGCCAGTGTAGCGGAGGTCTATGAATTTATCCTGGCAGATTTACTGGTAGCGGAGGCCGGTCTTCCGACCGATCCCGCGCAGCCCGGTCGGCCCACTAGCTGGTCGGCCAAGACGCTGTTGGCAGATGTTTACCTACAGCTGGAACAGTATGATTCGGCCCGTGTCAAAGCCCGGGAGGTGATGGATTCCGGACAGTTTGGCCTAATACCAGTGCAAAGTGTGGAAGATATCCAGTGGGAGATCTTCGGCCCCGACTTGGTGAGCAGTGCCGAAGAGGTGTTTTACCTGAAATATACCAGGCAATCAGCCCAGGGAAATGGATTGCCCTGGATATTGAACCATCCGAGTACCGGACTGTATAATTTTGGAGGAGCCTATGCCCATTACGGGGATTCGGCCAATCCATTTTATACGCAATGGAATGATGCAGACCTCAGGAAACAGCTCTGGATCCCCGTGGATTTTGGTCTGGGGGCCACCACCCTGGTCAATGGCAAATACGTGGAACCGGAAGCACCGGACAATACCGGTGCAGGAAATGACCTTCCGGTCTACCGGTATGCAGAGGTGCTATTGCTTTTTGCCGAAGCGGATGCAAGGGCCTCCGGAACGGTGAGCTCCGAGGCGCTGGAGGCCCTGAACCAGGTACACAGAAGGGCTTACGGGCTTGATCCCACGGTAGCCGGTGAAGTGGATTTCAGTCTTGCAGGGATGCCTCTGGAAGCTTTTTTGGATACAGTGCTGCAGGAACGTGCTTATGAATTCCAGTTTGAAGGAAAACGTTGGCTGGATTTGAAAAGACTGGGAAGGGCCGAGGAATTTGTCTCCGAAAACAAGGGGATCAGCATTGCCGAGAAACATTACCTATGGCCGATACCAGTCAATGAGTTGAACTATAACCAGGCGATGGACGCTTCCAGTGACCAGAATCCAGGGTATTGA
- a CDS encoding SusC/RagA family TonB-linked outer membrane protein — translation MMKIPLIRFYGLVLTLSLAGVPCFFAFANTVTSSEKHLAHHVLPVLQDTVPQIPPIQDPVLNQKDTVPTVVKTVKGKVSDQDGASLPGATVQIKGTETGTITDEDGNYTINLPAENEGLVLVFSFVGFQGKELEVGNQSQLDVSLVSQGEELEEVVVIGYGSARKADLTGAISQVSTEEVNAFPTTSVVQAMAGRAPGVQVVQNDGSPGGGVNIRIRGSNSIQGDNSPLYVIDGFPYSGNPTNLNNSDIASIEVLKDASATAIYGSRGANGVVLITTKGGVQSPTQVEFDSYYSVQRLRKKLDLMNGRQYGQLMNTQAENDGLAPYFSESELSAMGEGTDWQDQVFDKAPIKSSSIRVSGGNESTRFSVGGSIFDQEGIIKGSDYNRYALQSSIHHSLSDKLTIDFSTNLTKLTTARRDSDGGARGNSMIGAALVASPLSTPYAQDGSLTVLSEDFPFVSPDIINPLNYIHEEFNTVNANIVLANASASYSPIPKLTIKVLGGIENRDDRTDVYRTTNFINSDGNASVNTRQYISRLNENTVSYTDTLNEKHKFDVLAGFTYQDFQTRYLAGSAAGFLSDLFQTDNLGAASTPGVPTSGYARSVLLSYIGRLNYNYADKYLFTATWRTDGSSRYSEGNKWGHFPSAALAWRVSQEGFMQDQKAISELKIRTSWGLTGSQAIAPYSTLNRLFPGYTVFGEELYSTFAPQSVLPGDLKWETTEQFDLGMDLGLIGGRIMLGADFYIKNTRDLLSTVRLPSSFGYTTTVANVGEIQNKGLELSMDAIVLNKAFHWNVSGNISFNRNKVVSLNDGEPILTNFINVVTVADNFSIMEEGRPLGQFWGYQEDGYTEQGDIRYKDLNGDGEITEADKTAIGDPNPDFYYGINSTMTFKNFQLNLFLQGSKGNDIFNVSSISSTMDYGQGLNMPEEVLLDHWTASNTDAKYPRISRNNDLKVSDRYVEDGSYLRVKNIQLSYDFSFPESKWLGNLKLYVSGQNLLTFTDYSWWDPEVNSNGGDTSLGIDHYSYPIPKSYTVGLRATF, via the coding sequence ATGATGAAAATACCATTAATTAGATTTTACGGATTGGTATTGACATTGAGCTTGGCGGGAGTCCCCTGCTTTTTTGCCTTTGCCAATACCGTGACCTCTTCAGAAAAGCATTTGGCACATCATGTCTTGCCTGTTTTACAAGATACCGTACCGCAAATCCCCCCGATCCAAGATCCTGTGCTGAACCAAAAGGATACCGTGCCAACAGTTGTCAAAACCGTCAAAGGCAAGGTAAGCGATCAGGACGGGGCTTCCCTTCCAGGGGCTACTGTACAGATCAAAGGAACCGAGACGGGTACGATCACCGATGAGGACGGCAATTATACCATTAATCTTCCTGCTGAAAATGAAGGTCTTGTGTTGGTATTTTCTTTTGTCGGCTTCCAGGGCAAGGAGCTAGAAGTGGGCAATCAAAGCCAACTGGATGTTTCGCTTGTAAGCCAAGGGGAAGAGCTGGAAGAAGTGGTGGTCATCGGATATGGCTCTGCCCGTAAAGCGGATCTTACCGGGGCCATTTCCCAGGTCAGCACCGAGGAAGTAAATGCATTTCCCACCACCAGCGTGGTCCAGGCAATGGCCGGCCGAGCTCCCGGCGTGCAGGTGGTGCAAAATGACGGTTCTCCCGGCGGAGGGGTAAATATCCGCATACGGGGAAGCAATTCCATCCAAGGGGACAATAGCCCCCTCTATGTAATCGATGGATTTCCCTATTCCGGTAATCCCACCAACCTCAATAATTCGGACATTGCCAGCATCGAAGTGCTCAAGGATGCCTCCGCCACGGCCATTTACGGCTCCAGGGGCGCAAACGGCGTGGTGTTGATCACTACCAAAGGAGGCGTTCAGTCACCTACCCAAGTGGAGTTTGACAGTTATTACAGCGTGCAGCGGTTACGTAAAAAGCTTGACCTGATGAACGGGCGGCAGTACGGACAGCTTATGAACACCCAAGCTGAAAACGATGGGCTGGCCCCTTATTTCAGCGAAAGTGAACTTTCGGCCATGGGTGAGGGAACCGACTGGCAGGACCAGGTGTTTGACAAGGCTCCGATCAAGTCCAGCTCCATCAGGGTTTCCGGAGGAAATGAAAGCACGCGGTTTTCGGTAGGGGGAAGTATTTTTGACCAAGAAGGTATCATCAAGGGGAGCGATTATAACCGCTATGCCCTGCAGTCATCCATCCACCATTCGCTGAGTGATAAGCTGACCATTGACTTTTCGACCAACCTGACCAAGTTGACCACCGCCAGAAGGGACAGTGATGGTGGTGCCAGGGGCAACTCCATGATCGGGGCGGCACTAGTGGCCTCACCTCTGTCCACGCCGTATGCACAGGATGGTTCCCTGACCGTGTTGTCGGAGGATTTCCCCTTTGTCTCCCCGGATATTATCAATCCGCTTAATTATATCCATGAGGAGTTTAATACAGTCAATGCCAATATCGTCCTTGCCAATGCTTCGGCGAGTTACAGCCCGATCCCAAAACTGACCATCAAGGTACTGGGCGGAATTGAGAACAGGGATGACCGGACGGATGTCTACCGCACGACCAATTTTATCAATAGTGACGGAAATGCCAGCGTGAACACCCGTCAGTACATTAGCAGGCTCAATGAAAATACCGTTTCCTATACCGACACCTTGAACGAAAAGCATAAGTTTGACGTCCTGGCAGGATTTACCTATCAGGATTTTCAGACGCGATATTTGGCAGGAAGTGCCGCCGGATTTTTAAGTGACCTGTTCCAGACCGATAACCTTGGGGCGGCCAGTACCCCGGGAGTGCCCACTTCCGGATATGCCAGGTCCGTGCTGCTGTCCTATATCGGCCGGTTAAACTATAATTATGCGGACAAGTACCTCTTTACCGCTACATGGAGGACTGATGGTTCCTCGCGCTATAGTGAGGGCAATAAGTGGGGGCATTTCCCTTCGGCGGCCTTGGCCTGGAGGGTGTCCCAGGAAGGGTTCATGCAGGATCAAAAAGCCATTTCCGAACTAAAGATCCGTACGAGCTGGGGATTGACCGGAAGCCAGGCAATTGCTCCTTACAGTACCTTGAACAGGCTGTTTCCGGGATACACTGTTTTCGGAGAGGAGCTGTACAGCACCTTTGCCCCGCAGTCAGTCCTCCCGGGGGATTTGAAGTGGGAAACCACCGAGCAATTTGACCTGGGCATGGACTTGGGATTGATTGGAGGAAGAATCATGCTGGGAGCCGATTTTTATATCAAAAATACCCGGGATTTGCTCAGTACCGTTCGACTGCCCAGTTCCTTTGGCTATACCACCACAGTGGCCAATGTAGGCGAAATCCAGAACAAGGGGCTGGAACTCAGCATGGACGCTATTGTGCTCAACAAGGCGTTTCACTGGAATGTCAGCGGAAATATTTCCTTTAACCGTAACAAGGTCGTCAGCCTGAATGACGGCGAGCCCATTTTGACCAATTTCATCAATGTGGTGACCGTGGCGGATAACTTTTCCATTATGGAAGAAGGAAGGCCCTTGGGACAGTTTTGGGGCTACCAGGAGGATGGCTATACCGAACAAGGCGATATCCGTTACAAGGACCTGAACGGGGACGGGGAAATAACCGAAGCGGACAAGACGGCGATAGGGGATCCCAACCCGGATTTTTACTACGGCATCAATTCCACCATGACCTTTAAGAATTTTCAATTGAATTTGTTCCTACAGGGATCAAAGGGCAATGATATCTTTAACGTCAGCTCCATTTCCAGTACCATGGATTATGGTCAGGGACTCAATATGCCCGAAGAGGTGCTACTGGATCATTGGACGGCCAGTAATACCGATGCCAAATACCCAAGGATCAGCCGTAACAATGACCTGAAGGTATCCGACCGCTACGTAGAGGATGGCTCCTATCTGCGGGTCAAAAACATCCAGTTGTCCTATGATTTCTCTTTTCCTGAATCCAAATGGCTGGGCAACCTGAAGCTCTATGTGAGCGGACAGAACCTATTGACATTTACCGACTATTCCTGGTGGGATCCGGAGGTCAACAGCAATGGCGGCGATACCAGCCTCGGGATCGACCATTACAGCTATCCCATTCCAAAATCATATACGGTGGGCCTACGGGCCACTTTCTAA
- a CDS encoding polysaccharide pyruvyl transferase family protein — translation MENILIIGAFDRYNYGDLLFPLIIEKQLESLGKEYRFRFFGLVESDLSTVGGKPTEGLAAFYQACNTTEGNNHVIVAGGEALGVTWHSLFAALNPTYQKVHRYRHRLSKYIDLNAMARRFLKGKTILPLVFTKADFGQVSSVILNSLGGSGIDKSVFEKYPFMKSKLGEVDYLAVRDRQTVENLKANQVAAQLFPDSAILMSAFYPIADLKERVTAPVRDYVQTHRGKYLFFQINRKNTVGEEEMIAGQLEQVYRQSATELCLCPIGKALDHDDHLALAGVRKQLDSPHEYFNADNIWDIMYLIANAKCYAGTSLHGAITAMSYAVPHVGLKVEKLNAYLATWGLPKNNFAVGFEKLYAQFKVAVSLDQEAYREKQQIQLGQAKKAFDVMAGVIAKA, via the coding sequence ATGGAAAATATTTTGATCATCGGTGCTTTTGACCGGTATAATTATGGGGACCTGCTTTTTCCGTTAATCATCGAAAAACAGTTGGAATCCTTGGGAAAGGAATACCGGTTCCGTTTTTTTGGCTTGGTGGAAAGTGACCTTTCCACAGTGGGCGGCAAGCCCACCGAAGGGCTGGCGGCTTTTTACCAGGCCTGCAATACCACTGAAGGGAACAATCACGTCATCGTAGCAGGTGGGGAAGCGTTGGGCGTGACCTGGCATTCTTTATTTGCCGCCCTGAATCCCACCTATCAGAAAGTGCACCGCTACCGCCACCGGCTTTCCAAATATATTGACCTGAATGCCATGGCCCGCAGGTTTCTAAAGGGAAAAACCATTTTGCCATTGGTGTTTACCAAAGCCGATTTTGGACAGGTAAGCTCGGTGATCCTCAATTCCCTGGGTGGATCGGGGATCGATAAAAGTGTATTTGAAAAGTATCCTTTTATGAAATCGAAGCTCGGTGAAGTGGATTACCTGGCCGTAAGGGACCGGCAAACCGTCGAAAACCTGAAAGCAAACCAGGTGGCAGCCCAGCTGTTTCCGGATTCGGCCATATTGATGTCGGCATTTTATCCCATTGCCGACCTAAAGGAACGGGTGACCGCTCCGGTAAGGGACTACGTTCAGACCCATCGTGGAAAGTACCTGTTTTTTCAGATCAACAGAAAAAATACCGTGGGTGAAGAGGAAATGATCGCAGGACAGCTGGAACAGGTCTACAGGCAATCGGCAACCGAGCTGTGCCTGTGTCCCATCGGTAAGGCCCTTGACCACGATGACCACTTGGCGCTGGCCGGGGTTCGCAAGCAGTTGGACAGTCCCCATGAGTACTTCAACGCAGACAATATCTGGGATATCATGTACCTGATCGCCAATGCCAAGTGCTATGCAGGCACCAGCCTTCACGGTGCGATTACGGCCATGAGCTATGCAGTGCCCCATGTGGGGCTTAAAGTAGAAAAACTCAATGCTTATTTGGCCACCTGGGGGCTGCCCAAAAATAATTTTGCCGTGGGCTTTGAAAAGCTCTATGCGCAGTTCAAGGTAGCCGTTTCCTTGGACCAGGAAGCCTACAGGGAAAAGCAGCAAATTCAGCTCGGCCAGGCGAAAAAGGCATTTGATGTAATGGCAGGGGTCATCGCAAAAGCGTAG